A section of the Humulus lupulus chromosome 2, drHumLupu1.1, whole genome shotgun sequence genome encodes:
- the LOC133814483 gene encoding replication protein A 70 kDa DNA-binding subunit D-like, translated as MPTQDFLAVAIQIKSTKEITTKFQQQTIKEIYLIDERGLSLSSRSSSTFTINPQIPEATALKQWANNNTLKIKSIIETSLTHLSTTISSIGLQKTVKICNIPRAMKALQSMEKKYFWMEAKINIIDSAQMYYYMSCATFHRKIRHKYDEIIVCENPNCKQRGTPTPHARAYVQLEDDTGKLDTVMFGEVVEKTFGSSAVQLMENSIQQQKNGQSNCPEMKKK; from the exons ATGCCAACCCAAG ATTTCTTAGCTGTTGCAATCCAGATTAAATCAACAAAAGAGATAACCACAAAATTTCAACAACAAACAATCAAAGAGATATATCTTATCGATgaaag AGGATTGTCCTTATCATCACGTTCATCAAGTACCTTTACAATCAATCCTCAAATTCCAGAGGCAACTGCATTGAAGCAATG GGCGAATAATAATACACTGAAAATCAAAAGTATCATTGAAACGTCGTTGACACATCTATCTACTACTATATCATCTATTGGACTTCAAAAAACCGTCAAAATTTGTAATATTCCCCGTGCAATGAAGGCTTTGCAATCTATGGAG AAAAAATACTTTTGGATGGAAGCAAAGATAAATATAATTGATTCTGCCCAAATGTACTATTACATGTCGTGTGCGACATTTCATAGAAAAATACGACATAAGTATGACGAAATAATTGTTTGTGAAAATCCAAACTGCAAACAGCGAGGCACCCCTACACCACA tgCTAGGGCATATGTGCAACTAGAAGATGATACTGGAAAGCTCGATACTGTTATGTTCGGAGAAGTAGTAGAAAAGACATTTGGTAGTTCTGCAGTCCAGTTGATGGAAAATTCTATACAG CAACAAAAAAATGGACAATCAAATTGTCCGGAGATGAAGAAAAAATGA
- the LOC133818162 gene encoding large ribosomal subunit protein bL12cx-like, producing the protein MATTLSALTLRSPSYSTPSAFSSPTHTSSKPAALKFPFNPQNPTLTTTTHRATQLRPVACVAAPEKIEKLGDEISSLTLAEARILVDFLQDKLGVSPAALAPAVGVAVAPGGGDAAAAAPEEKTEFDVVIEDVPSNARISVIKAVRALTSLALKEAKELIEGLPKKFKEGASKDEAEEAKKLLEEAGAKVSIV; encoded by the coding sequence ATGGCCACCACTCTCTCAGCTCTTACACTCCGCTCTCCATCTTATTCTACGCCAAGTGCCTTCTCTTCTCCTACGCACACCTCCTCCAAGCCCGCCGCCCTTAAATTCCCGTTCAACCCCCAAAACCCTACCCTCACCACCACCACACACCGCGCCACTCAACTCCGCCCCGTCGCCTGCGTTGCGGCCCCGGAGAAAATTGAGAAGCTCGGGGATGAGATCTCCAGCCTCACACTCGCGGAGGCCAGAATCCTCGTCGACTTTCTCCAGGACAAGCTCGGCGTCAGCCCCGCTGCTCTTGCTCCGGCTGTTGGTGTAGCTGTCGCTCCCGGAGGTGGAGATGCCGCCGCTGCCGCGCCCGAGGAGAAGACAGAGTTTGATGTGGTGATTGAAGACGTACCTAGCAATGCTAGGATTTCGGTGATTAAAGCCGTGAGAGCATTGACGAGCTTGGCGCTCAAAGAGGCTAAGGAGCTGATTGAGGGTTTGCCGAAGAAGTTCAAGGAAGGAGCTTCAAAGGATGAGGCCGAAGAAGCCAAGAAGCTGCTTGAGGAGGCTGGAGCTAAGGTTTCTATTGTTTAA
- the LOC133818165 gene encoding monodehydroascorbate reductase 4, peroxisomal has translation MGRAFVYVILGGGVAAGYAALEFTKRGVPHGELCIISEEPVPPYERPALSKGFLLPEDPARLPSFHTCVGANEERLTPKWYKEHGIELVLGTQVKSADIRRKTLITASGETISYKILIIATGARALKLEEFGVKGSDAENVCYLRNLSDATTLVSLMKSHSGGNAVVIGGGYIGMECAASLVINKISVTMVFPEAHCMARLFTPKIANYYEDYYKSKGVEFVKGTVLSSFEIDSDGKVTAVILRDGSRLPADMVVVGIGIRPNTSLFEGQLTLEKGGIKVNGKLQSSNSSVYAVGDVAAFPVKLFGEIRRLEHVDSARKSARHAVAAIMEPDKAGEFDYLPFFYSRVFALSWQFYGDNAGEVIHFGDFSGSTFGAYWVHKGHLVGSFLEGGTKEEYEIIAKATRLKPAIEDTAELERQGLGFALTIIQKPPESTAAEIPQSDFVFQKTIYPWHATAGVLVAASVAAFAYWYGRKRHKRW, from the exons ATGGGAAGAGCGTTTGTTTATGTAATTTTAGGAGGAGGGGTTGCAGCGGGCTATGCAGCTCTTGAATTCACGAAGAGAGGAGTCCCTCATGGTGAACTCTGCATAATCTCCGAGGAACCA GTTCCACCGTATGAGAGACCAGCATTGAGCAAAGGATTTTTACTTCCAGAAG ATCCTGCAAGACTTCCATCCTTTCATACTTGTGTTGGTGCTAATGAGGAAAGGCTCACTCCGAAATGGTACAAGGAGCATG GAATTGAGTTAGTTCTTGGAACTCAAGTGAAGTCAGCTGACATCAGGCGTAAGACACTAATAACAGCATCTGGTGAGACTATAAGTTACAAGATTCTCATCATTGCCACAGGTGCTCGG GCACTGAAGCTGGAAGAGTTTGGAGTGAAAGGGTCAGATGCTGAAAATGTGTGTTATTTACGAAATTTGTCTGATGCAACAACACTTGTTAGCCTTATGAAATCTCACTCTGGTGGGAATGCCGTTGTTATTGGTGGTGGATACATAGGAATGGAGTGTGCTGCATCTTTGGTCATCAATAAAATAAGTGTCACAATGGTTTTTCCTGAAGCACATTGCA TGGCCCGTTTGTTTACACCAAAAATAGCAAATTACTATGAAGACTATTACAAGTCCAAAGGAGTTGAATTCGTCAAAGGAACTGTATTGTCATCATTTGAAATTGACTCAGATGGGAAG GTCACAGCTGTTATTCTTAGAGATGGAAGTCGCCTGCCTGCTGATATGGTTGTGGTCGGAATAGGAATCCGTCCTAACACAAGCCTGTTTGAAGGTCAACTAACATTGGAGAAGGGTGGAATCAAAGTGAACGGAAAATTGCAGTCAAGCAACAGCTCAGTCTATGCAGTAGGGGATGTAGCAGCATTTCCAGTCAAACTATTTGGTGAAATCCGTAGACTTGAACATGTTGACTCAGCAAGAAAATCTGCAAGACATGCTGTGGCTGCAATAATGGAACCAGACAAAGCAGGTGAATTTGACTACCTACCATTCTTCTActccagagtctttgccttgtcCTGGCAGTTCTATGGAGACAATGCGGGAGAAGTAATCCATTTTGGGGATTTCTCTGGAAGCACATTCGGAGCTTACTGGGTCCACAAGGGTCATCTTGTAGGATCTTTCCTTGAAGGTGGAACCAAAGAGGAGTATGAAATTATAGCCAAGGCCACCAGGCTTAAGCCAGCAATTGAAGATACAGCCGAGTTGGAGAGGCAAGGTCTGGGCTTTGCATTGACAATTATTCAAAAACCACCAGAGTCAACTGCTGCTGAAATTCCTCAATCTGATTTTGTTTTTCAAAAAACAATCTATCCTTGGCACGCAACAGCCGGAGTTCTTGTGGCTGCATCAGTAGCTGCATTtgcatattggtatgggaggaagAGGCACAAAAGGTGGTAA
- the LOC133818164 gene encoding universal stress protein A-like protein, translating into MEGEPTRVMLAVNESTIKGYPHASISSKGAFEWTVDKIVRSNFSGFKLLFLHVQVPDEDGFEDMDSIYASPEDFKNLNNRNKAKGLHLLEYFVDKCHEIGIACEAWVRRGDAKEVICHEVKRTQPDLLVVGSRGLGPFQRVFVGTVSEFCVKHAECPVITIKRKACETPQDPVDD; encoded by the exons ATGGAGGGTGAGCCAACTCGGGTTATGCTGGCAGTCAACGAGTCAACGATCAAGGGCTATCCTCATGCTTCGATAAGCAGCAAAGGTGCTTTTGAGTGGACTGTTGATAAGATCGTCCGCTCCAACTTTTCTGGTTTCAAGCTTCTCTTTCTTCATGTCCAAGTTCCCGATGAAGACG GTTTTGAGGACATGGATAGTATCTATGCATCACCTGAAGACTTTAAGAACTTGAATAATAGAAACAAGGCAAAAGGGCTTCATCTACTGGAGTATTTTGTCGATAAATGCCATGAAATTGGG ATTGCTTGCGAAGCATGGGTTAGGAGGGGTGATGCCAAAGAAGTGATCTGCCATGAGGTGAAACGAACACAGCCGGATCTTCTGGTTGTTGGCAGCCGTGGTCTTGGTCCTTTCCAGAG GGTTTTTGTTGGAACTGTGAGCGAATTTTGCGTAAAGCATGCTGAGTGCCCAGTTATCACTATCAAGCGCAAGGCATGTGAAACTCCTCAGGATCCGGTCGATGATTGA